Proteins from one Cryptomeria japonica chromosome 4, Sugi_1.0, whole genome shotgun sequence genomic window:
- the LOC131875171 gene encoding uncharacterized protein LOC131875171: protein MGERHTGSPTRGHRAEDEETREFFRTMATGQQQVAQALQALTTMMEQELEDVARAEAEPVFVDNVMTVHDEWSLLPPDVRQNLNFDQFMRQKQEVERNRQERRPRSQHRDLEFATSKLTLPYYDGSSAVTVRSWIHKLDTYFTLRPMIERDAIKFATLHLDGTAHEWWHNGLITLQHDEITTYQEFADLLVERFDKKDPESYFWELAQLKQTGNLEVYVSEFLNLSCMVNNMSNQRLVVLFIEGLMEPLRGWLKAFDPPTLLLTIKKARSMDVTATQNKFGTKGSTSFKDNRNFSKGKEKSDFRNDYKPKPAAPPLDWETLNDLRQKKLCFYCKGPYDANHDYPLRPKGRANRVMWAYYEDSESDHEGQLAGYENLEAEDDTQGPPRLDKMDAEGDEHLKEALLTSIQQEGSFRMRGVLAGQKVITLLDIGATHNFIDARLVEKRGIQTEEFEGICVRVADGYTLKCNRMITQLPLRVNNYEFKTDFYVVQMGDIDLVLGMKWLHELGKFTLDLQEMEMSFTIDEKTHVLKAIKDNNFRMITLRRMERLVRHDQTEWAAECMIMPIQQDAQKVEYHPDIQILRTKHSKVFSDIPSGRPPDRGFEHIIELEEGAKPVMITPYRRPKCLKDEIEKTIQELLAMGHIRPSKSPFASSVVLSTMNKVFKHQLRKSVLVFFDDILVYSRTWEEHLSHLDTVLSILSRESLYAKESKCDLGMTELLYLGHIISAEGVRMDLEKICAIVDWPTPVNLTQLRGFLGLCGFYHRFVNGYSRHSAPLTDLMKKGAFLWTPEAQECFERFKELMTSCPVLATPDFSKSFELQCDAFGEGIGAVLMQDKHPIAY, encoded by the exons ATGGGTGAAAGGCATACAGGCAGTCCAACCAGAGGTCACAGAGCTGAGGATGAGGAGACAAGAGAATTCTTTAGGACTATGGCCACTGGGCAGCAACAGGTTGCTCAGGCTTTAcaggcactcaccaccatgatgGAGC AAGAACTTGAGGATGTTGCCAGAGCTGAGGCAGAACCTGTCTTTGTTGATAATGTTATGACGGTACATGATGAGTGGAGTCTTCTTCCACCTGATGTGAGGCAGAATCTGAATTTTGATCAGTTCATGAGGCAAAAACAGGAGGTAGAGAGAAACAGGCAAGAGAGGAGGCCTCGGTCCCAACATAGAGATCTTGAGTTTGCCACAAGCAAGCTCACCCTACCTTATTATGATGGCAGCAGTGCAGTTACAGTGAGATCTTGGATCCATAAACTGGATACATACTTCACATTGAGACCCATGATTGAAAGGGATGCAATTAAGTTTGCAACCTTACACTTGGACGGTACTGCACATGAGTGGTGGCATAATGGACTCATCACTCTCCAACATGATGAGATTACCACCTACCAGGAGTTCGCTGATTTGTTAGTTGAGAGGTTTGATAAGAAAGACCCTGAGTCATACTTCTGGGAGTTAGCACAACTGAAACAAACAGGGAACTTGGAGGTGTATGTTTCAGAGTTTTTGAATCTGTCATGCATGGTAAATAACATGTCAAATCAGCGATTAGTAGTGTTGTTTATAGAGGGACTCATGGAGCCTTTGAGAGGCTGGTTAAAGGCATTTGATCCCCCAACACTTCTACTCACCATTAAAAAGGCACGGAGTATGGATGTGACAGCCACTCAAAATAAATTTGGGACAAAAGGATCAACATCTTTCAAAGATAATAGGAATTTCAGCAAAGGGAAagaaaaatcagactttagaaatgaTTACAAGCCAAAGCCAGCAGCCCCTCCCTTAGATTGGGAGACACTTAACGATTTAAGGCAAAAGAAACTCTGTTTTTATTGCAAAGGTCCATATGATGCCAACCATGACTATCCTTTGAGGCCTAAGGGCAGGGCAAACAGAGTAATGTGGGCATATTATGAAGATTCTGAATCTGATCATGAAGGTCAGCTTGCTGGTTATGAGAATTTAGAGGCTGAAGATGACACACAGGGTCCTCCGAGACTCGACAAAATGGATGCAGAAGGTGATGAGCATCTTAAGGAGGCACTTCTCACGAGTATTCAGCAGGAAGGGTCATTTAGAATGAGAGGAGTACTTGCTGGTCAGAAAGTTATTACATTGCTGGATATCGGAGCCACACATAACTTTATTGATGCCAGGTTGGTGGAGAAGAGAGGAATCCAAACAGAGGAGTTTGAGGGCATTTGTGTGAGGGTGGCAGATGGTTACACTTTAAAGTGTAATAGGATGATCACACAACTCCCATTACGTGTAAACAATTATGAATTCAAGACTGATTTCTATGTGGTTCAGATGGGAGACATAGATTTGGTCCTTGGTATGAAGTGGTTGCATGAACTAGGCAAGTTTACACTTGACTTGCAGGAGATGGAGATGTCTTTCACCATTGATGAGAAAACACATGTGCTGAAAGCGATTAAGGACAACAATTTCAGAATGATTACACTCAGGCGGATGGAGAGGCTTGTACGCCATGATCAGactgagtgggcagcagagtgtatgATCATGCCCATACAGCAGGATGCTCAAAAAGTTGAATATCATCCAGACATTCAAATACTGAGAACCAAACATAGCAAGGTTTTCAGTGACATACCATCAGGGAGGCCACCAGATAGGGGTTTTGAGCACATCATTGAGCTAGAGGAGGGAGCGAAGCCAGTAATGATTACTCCATATAGACGTCCGAAGTGCCTGAAagatgaaatagagaaaaccatacaGGAGCTTCTGGCCATGGGACATATTCGGCCTAGTAAGTCCCCCTTTGCTTCTtcagttgttttg TCCACAATGAACAAAGTCTTCAAACATCAGTTGAGGAAATCAGTattggtgttctttgatgatatactggtTTACAGTCGTACTTGGGAGGAGCACCTCAGTCACCTAGATACAGTTTTGAGCATTCTGAGCAGGGAGTCCTTGTATGCCAAAGAATCCAAATGTGACCTTGGAATGACTGAGTTATTGTACTTGGGCCATATTATCAGTGCAGAGGGAGTGCGGATGGATCTCGAGAAGATCTGTGCTATTGTAGATTGGCCTACTCCAGTGAACCTCACTCAGTTGCGTGGGTTCTTGGGCCTATGTGGTTTCTACCACCGTTTTGTTAACGGTTATTCACGCCATTCGGCACCTTTGACAGACTTGATGAAAAAGGGTGCCTTCTTATGGACTCCTGAGGCCCAGGAGTGTTTTGAGAGGTTCAAGGAGCTCATGACTTCATGTCCAGTACTTGCTACACCTGACTTCTCGAAGTCATTTGAGTTACAATGTGATGCCTTTGGTGAGGGCATTggggcggtgcttatgcaggacaaGCACCCTATTGCTTATTAG